The genome window GCGCGCTCGTACTTTGAAGTTTATCTAACGCTGGATTTTTTTACCTCATAGCCAACGTTGGTTATGGCATTTTCAATCTGATCGATTGTGATTTGATCCTCATTAAAGCTCAGTTTAACTTTGCTGGAGTTAAACATCACCTTAACGGTATCCTTGTCAACTCCATCCAAGCCTTTCACAGCACCTTCAATCTTCTGCAGGCAGGATGGGCATGTTAACGTTTCTAATTGCAGAGTAGCAGTTTTCACTATCCTGTCTCCTCTCTATCTAAAATTATTGAATATCTATCCTTCGCTTTCATTATAACCCATTTTTTAG of Bacillota bacterium contains these proteins:
- a CDS encoding heavy-metal-associated domain-containing protein, whose translation is MKTATLQLETLTCPSCLQKIEGAVKGLDGVDKDTVKVMFNSSKVKLSFNEDQITIDQIENAITNVGYEVKKSSVR